The Fibrobacter sp. UWB5 genome contains a region encoding:
- the truA gene encoding tRNA pseudouridine(38-40) synthase TruA: MRYRFRCEYLGSAFYGWQAQNEGGKTKFVTVQSALEQAFSVALRTPVRITGSGRTDTGVHARGQCVHFDFDGEIDCAKIVRSINGLTQRLIRIRDLEPCAPDFHSRYDALCRYYQYTIFTRPVALLRDFGWECGSLNLDLDAMEQEAKSFLGHHDFIDFCIPRNDGKPTDCILTEFRLERLNDWSCMFHIKGNRFLHRQVRAMVGTLFDVGRGKLPLGTVQTIFEKKFKGERTWAPPQGLVLQNVEYKDY, from the coding sequence ATGCGTTATCGTTTCCGCTGCGAATACCTGGGGTCGGCCTTTTACGGCTGGCAGGCCCAGAACGAAGGCGGAAAAACCAAGTTCGTTACAGTACAGTCCGCGCTAGAACAGGCTTTTAGCGTCGCTCTTCGTACGCCAGTGCGCATTACGGGTTCTGGCCGTACCGATACGGGCGTGCATGCCCGCGGACAGTGCGTGCATTTTGATTTCGACGGTGAAATCGATTGCGCGAAAATCGTCCGCTCGATCAACGGGCTTACCCAGAGGCTCATCCGCATTCGTGACCTCGAACCTTGTGCGCCGGATTTCCATTCGCGATACGACGCCTTGTGCCGGTATTACCAGTATACGATTTTTACCCGTCCGGTCGCCTTGTTACGTGACTTCGGCTGGGAGTGCGGTTCCTTGAATCTCGATCTTGATGCCATGGAGCAAGAGGCCAAGTCCTTCCTGGGACATCATGACTTTATTGACTTCTGCATTCCCCGAAACGACGGCAAACCGACGGACTGCATTCTCACGGAATTCCGCCTGGAACGCCTGAATGACTGGAGTTGCATGTTCCATATCAAGGGTAACCGGTTCCTGCATCGTCAGGTGAGGGCCATGGTTGGCACGCTATTCGATGTCGGTCGTGGCAAGCTTCCGCTGGGGACCGTACAAACTATTTTCGAAAAAAAATTTAAGGGCGAACGCACATGGGCGCCGCCCCAGGGGCTTGTACTTCAGAATGTGGAGTATAAGGACTATTAG
- a CDS encoding pyridoxine 5'-phosphate synthase, translated as MTVKLGFNVDHIATIREARKICEPDPIAAAVLAEIAGAAGITMHLREDKQHIQDRDVQLLRRTVTTKMNLEMSPTQEMLQVAINNQPDMVTLVPETHTELSTEDGLNVAAKANDLVKPVMTLKNNDISVGVFIDAETEQVKAAKKIGADFVEFNTGKYATSCTLGSNEEVEREISALEDMTVLARKYGLKVKAGRGLNYRNVGAIAAIEGIDEIIVGHSIVSKAVMIGIDRAIRDMIDAIKG; from the coding sequence ATGACCGTAAAACTTGGATTTAACGTTGATCATATCGCCACCATCCGCGAAGCCCGCAAGATTTGCGAACCGGATCCGATTGCAGCGGCAGTACTTGCAGAAATCGCAGGCGCTGCAGGCATCACCATGCATTTGCGCGAAGACAAGCAGCATATCCAGGATCGCGACGTACAGCTTTTGCGCCGCACGGTAACGACCAAGATGAACTTGGAAATGAGCCCCACGCAAGAAATGCTCCAGGTGGCAATCAACAACCAGCCCGACATGGTGACTCTTGTCCCCGAAACCCACACGGAACTTTCCACCGAAGACGGCCTGAACGTCGCTGCCAAGGCAAACGACCTCGTGAAACCGGTCATGACGCTCAAGAACAACGACATTTCCGTAGGCGTGTTCATTGACGCCGAAACCGAACAAGTCAAGGCGGCCAAGAAAATTGGTGCTGATTTCGTTGAATTCAACACAGGCAAATACGCCACCAGTTGCACACTCGGAAGCAACGAAGAAGTGGAACGCGAAATTTCCGCTCTCGAAGACATGACGGTTCTCGCCCGCAAATACGGCCTCAAGGTCAAGGCCGGCCGCGGACTCAACTACAGAAACGTCGGCGCTATTGCCGCCATTGAAGGCATCGACGAAATCATCGTCGGCCATAGTATTGTGAGCAAGGCTGTAATGATTGGCATCGACCGCGCCATTCGCGACATGATCGATGCGATTAAGGGCTAA
- a CDS encoding divergent polysaccharide deacetylase family protein — MGKMKHILAIIIVLVILIGGFVFLLPKLPELYKTKVQGLLGQKESTAEQTVEKDTRPFEEKMDSALSPLQVSYSKRKKRHIWTMGGGETVIMYLLQVKRFAEKNGGKILYMEELYNLDPSIFQAAKVDLLNDKGDTLKLELQVSRNEFKPGASLLAVAFQVTNLTPELIVALKKLDYPYDLLIPPFGLSETDYANLDNINNKSETLWLTLESTKLNKAHNKLRPLRIHHTEEQIETVIGDAHAKFPEARGIVSRYGEQAVEHKQLLQAILTPAKDRGLWFLDISANKRSIVMQTCKEIGMRCKTATAYNPENSSLDDYSKAKIREAKRNGLAVMILPLSMSSIEKLNDLPAKAKAQGTTLINLSTFMKK; from the coding sequence ATGGGAAAAATGAAGCACATTCTTGCCATAATTATTGTTTTAGTGATTTTAATCGGAGGGTTCGTTTTCTTACTTCCGAAACTCCCCGAACTATACAAGACAAAGGTGCAAGGGCTACTTGGCCAAAAGGAATCTACGGCAGAACAAACCGTAGAAAAGGACACCCGTCCGTTCGAAGAAAAAATGGACTCGGCCCTGTCGCCGCTGCAGGTCAGCTACTCCAAGCGTAAAAAACGCCACATTTGGACAATGGGTGGCGGCGAAACGGTCATCATGTATTTGCTGCAGGTAAAGCGCTTTGCCGAAAAGAATGGCGGCAAGATTCTTTACATGGAAGAGCTTTACAACTTGGACCCCTCTATTTTCCAGGCGGCAAAAGTCGACCTTTTGAACGACAAGGGCGACACTCTCAAACTGGAACTTCAAGTCTCCCGCAACGAATTCAAGCCGGGAGCATCGCTACTCGCCGTCGCATTCCAGGTGACGAACCTGACGCCCGAACTGATTGTCGCACTCAAGAAATTGGACTACCCGTATGACTTGTTGATTCCGCCATTCGGTTTAAGCGAAACTGACTACGCGAATTTAGACAACATAAACAACAAGAGCGAAACCCTTTGGCTCACGCTTGAATCGACCAAACTGAACAAGGCTCACAACAAATTAAGACCCTTGCGCATCCACCACACTGAAGAACAAATCGAGACCGTGATTGGAGATGCACATGCCAAGTTCCCGGAAGCAAGGGGCATTGTCTCGCGTTATGGCGAGCAGGCCGTAGAACACAAGCAACTTTTGCAGGCCATTTTGACACCCGCCAAGGACCGAGGCCTTTGGTTTTTGGATATTTCGGCGAACAAGCGTTCCATCGTGATGCAGACTTGCAAAGAAATCGGGATGAGATGCAAGACCGCTACGGCCTACAACCCGGAAAACAGCTCGCTTGACGACTATTCCAAGGCAAAAATCAGGGAAGCAAAGCGCAACGGCCTCGCCGTGATGATTCTTCCCTTGAGCATGAGCTCTATCGAAAAATTGAACGATTTGCCGGCAAAAGCGAAAGCCCAGGGTACCACTCTAATAAATTTATCTACTTTTATGAAGAAATGA
- the miaA gene encoding tRNA (adenosine(37)-N6)-dimethylallyltransferase MiaA, translating to MPIVFALVGATGIGKSELSLRLAESFNAEIIGVDSRQVYKGFSIGTAQPDTASLKRVKHHLVNFLPPTETFSAGEFCRQVKHLLAENPDKKYILVGGTGLYVQSLLLGLPNIPAVPPSVRKKFEDMAACEGSASLYKMACEVDPESAANVDPNNAQRLVRILEVFEATGRPLSGYQKEREGGIGAVPVFWLQRERDVLYKRIDARVDQMIKEGWVEEVQELSQTVPLTAPAWQSLGYRELLQAKSASEMAGVIEEVKKKTRNYAKRQLTWFRGQMNCSSIDMNEDPFKAIMDLLQ from the coding sequence ATGCCTATTGTGTTTGCCTTGGTCGGAGCGACCGGAATCGGAAAATCGGAATTGTCCCTGCGACTTGCGGAATCGTTTAATGCCGAAATCATTGGCGTCGATTCCAGGCAGGTGTACAAAGGATTTTCCATAGGCACGGCGCAGCCGGATACGGCAAGCCTTAAGCGCGTCAAGCATCACTTGGTCAATTTTTTGCCTCCTACCGAAACTTTTTCGGCGGGGGAGTTCTGTCGCCAGGTTAAACACTTGCTGGCCGAAAACCCCGACAAGAAATACATCTTGGTCGGTGGTACAGGACTTTACGTACAAAGTCTTCTTCTCGGTTTGCCCAATATTCCTGCCGTTCCCCCGAGCGTCCGTAAAAAATTCGAGGATATGGCCGCTTGCGAGGGTTCTGCTAGTTTGTACAAAATGGCTTGCGAGGTGGATCCTGAATCGGCCGCGAATGTGGATCCGAATAATGCGCAACGTCTTGTGCGTATCCTTGAGGTTTTTGAGGCGACGGGGCGCCCTTTATCGGGTTATCAGAAGGAACGTGAAGGCGGAATTGGGGCGGTGCCTGTTTTTTGGTTGCAGCGCGAAAGGGACGTTTTGTACAAACGAATTGATGCCCGCGTCGATCAGATGATTAAGGAAGGCTGGGTCGAAGAAGTTCAGGAACTTTCTCAAACGGTGCCGCTTACGGCTCCGGCGTGGCAAAGCCTGGGCTATCGCGAACTCTTGCAGGCGAAAAGTGCCTCCGAAATGGCGGGTGTTATCGAAGAAGTCAAGAAAAAGACCCGCAATTACGCCAAAAGGCAACTTACATGGTTCCGTGGCCAGATGAATTGCTCTTCTATAGATATGAATGAGGATCCTTTTAAGGCGATTATGGACCTTTTGCAGTGA